Proteins from a single region of Tachysurus vachellii isolate PV-2020 chromosome 15, HZAU_Pvac_v1, whole genome shotgun sequence:
- the LOC132858444 gene encoding galectin-9C-like yields MAYYPQQQQQPFYNPKIPFTGSIQGGLKDGKSIIVSGRVLPGANRFHVNLQCGSRPDANIALHFNPRYDSSSGYIVTNTKHNNTWGTEERIHQSHFPMGNPFNLQILVTSQSYKISVNGIHIKDYMHRIPFNMVDTIGVDGMVEVNTINFQDPAGFVPAQSGFQPQFAYPSGYSAPAFPAPVNYSVPYKSIINGGLYPGKNITIQGVVNPQACRFNINLRHRSGIAFHFNPRFDENVVVRNTQTMEKWGSEERSGGMPFHKGQNFQIIISCNPHHYNVFVNGNQICTYNHRFTSLGEIDVLEVTGDLSLTAVTV; encoded by the exons ATGGCATATTACCCCCAGCAACAGCAACAACCATTTTACAACCCA AAAATCCCTTTTACTGGCTCAATCCAAGGAGGCTTGAAGGATGGAAAGAGTATCATTGTTAGTGGACGGGTTTTACCTGGAGCCAACAG GTTTCATGTGAATCTCCAGTGTGGTTCCAGACCAGATGCTAACATTGCCCTGCACTTTAACCCACGTTATGACTCCAGTTCAGGATACATTGTGACTAACACAAAGCACAATAACACCTGGGGTACAGAGGAGCGCATACACCAGTCTCACTTTCCCATGGGAAACCCTTTCAATCTGCAGATCTTGGTTACAAGCCAATCATACAAG ATAAGTGTCAATGGCATCCACATCAAGGATTACATGCACCGTATCCCATTTAATATGGTGGACACGATCGGAGTGGATGGGATGGTGGAGGTTAATACCATCAATTTCCAGGATCCTGCG GGTTTTGTACCTGCCCAATCTGGATTCCAG CCACAGTTTGCTTATCCTTCTGGATATAGT GCACCTGCATTTCCTGCTCCAGTAAACTAT aGTGTGCCGTACAAATCCATCATTAATGGTGGATTGTATCCTGGCAAGAACATTACCATCCAAGGTGTAGTTAATCCTCAAGCTTGCAG ATTTAACATTAATCTGCGTCACAGAAGTGGGATAGCATTTCATTTCAATCCTCGCTTTGATGAAAATGTGGTTGTGCGCAATACCCAAACAATGGAGAAGTGGGGCTCAGAGGAGCGCTCTGGAGGAATGCCATTCCACAAGGGGCAAAACTTCCAG ATCATCATCTCCTGCAATCCCCATCATTACAACGTGTTTGTCAATGGAAATCAAATCTGTACCTACAACCACCGCTTCACCAGCCTGGGGGAAATTGATGTTCTGGAGGTGACTGGTGACTTGAGCTTGACTGCTGTAACTGTttag